A window of the Gossypium hirsutum isolate 1008001.06 chromosome A03, Gossypium_hirsutum_v2.1, whole genome shotgun sequence genome harbors these coding sequences:
- the LOC107963676 gene encoding SPX domain-containing membrane protein At4g22990: MVAFGKKLKERQIQEWQGFYLNYKLMKKRVKQYAQQMEVGTQDRRHVLKDFSRMLDNQIEKTVLFILEQQGQLASRLTNLREQHDALEETPEISQITELREAYRAVGLDLLKLLYFVEMNAIGLRKILKKFDKRFRYRFTDYYVKTRANHPYSQLQQVFKHVGLGAVVGAISRNLHELQDRQGSYLSIYDPPALPLQDPVVDSIKAAVDRLSHSTNFLNFLAQHALIMQEELPAPTDERIDDERYHFMSLLLNLANTFLYMVNTYIIVPTADDYSMSLGAAATVCGIVIGAMAVAQVFSSVYFSAWSNRSYFRPLVFSSIVLFVGNTMYALAYDMNSLTVLILGRLFCGLGSARAVNRRYISDCVPLKIRMQASAGFVSASALGMACGPALAGILQTNFKIYKLTFNANTLPGWVMAVAWLVYLVWLWISFKEPSRDIKEPPASSSETLENGALEEGKQPLLITSEEKQEDDEDPEGDGSEEAPEESRQPATSIVSAYRLLTPSVKVQLLIYFMLKYAMEILLSESSVITTYYFTWSTSTVSIFLACLGLTVLPVNIVVGSYISNMFEDRQILLASEIMVCIGILLSFHMIIPYTIPQYVCSGLIMFVSAEVLEGVNLSLLSRVMSSRLSRGTYNGGLLSTEAGTIARVIADATITLAGYLGESRLLNITLLPSFLICVASIVATCFTYNSLY; this comes from the exons ATGGTTGCCTTTGGGAAGAAGTTGAAGGAAAGACAAATTCAAGAATGGCAAGG ATTTTACCTAAACTACAAATTAATGAAGAAGCGAGTCAAACAGTATGCTCAACAAATGGAAGTTGGGACACAAGATCGCCGACATGTTCTCAAGGATTTCTCGAGAATGTTGGATAATCAG attgagAAGACTGTCCTTTTCATATTGGAGCAACAAGGCCAACTTGCAAGCAGGTTAACAAATCTTAGAGAACAACATGATGCACTCGAGGAGACGCCGGAAATATCCCAAATAACAGAACTTAGAGAGGCTTATAGAGCAGTCGGCCTAGATCTGTTGAAGCTTCTCTATTTTGTTGAAATGAATGCTATTGGTTTGCGAAAGATATTGAAAAAATTTGACAAACGCTTTCGCTATAGATTCACCGATTACTATGTCAAAACTCGTGCTAATCATCCTTATTCTCAGCTACAACAAGTGTTCAAGCATGTG GGTTTAGGGGCTGTTGTTGGAGCAATATCTCGTAATCTTCATGAACTTCAGGATCGTCAAGGAAGCTACTTATCAATTTACGATCCTCCAGCCCTTCCTCTCCAG GATCCAGTGGTTGATTCGATAAAAGCAGCTGTGGATAGGTTAAGTCACTCGACAAACTTCCTTAACTTTCTGGCACAACATGCCCTCATTATGCAAGAAGAGCTACCTGCTCCTACCGATGAACGCATTGATGACGAGAGATACCATTTTATGTCACTCCTATTGAACTTAGCAAACACGTTCCTCTATATGGTCAATACATATATTATCGTCCCCACAGCAGATGACTACTCAATGAGCCTTGGAGCTGCTGCAACGGTTTGTGGTATTGTTATCGGGGCAATGGCTGTTGCACAAGTGTTTTCTTCCGTGTATTTTAGTGCATGGTCTAATCGATCATACTTCAGACCTCTTGTATTTAGCAGTATTGTCCTTTTCGTGGGGAATACCATGTACGCATTGGCTTATGATATGAACTCATTAACGGTTCTAATACTTGGTCGGCTGTTTTGTGG ATTGGGTTCGGCTAGAGCTGTTAACCGTCGTTATATCAGCGATTGCGTACCATTAAAAATCCGGATGCAGGCATCGGCTGGTTTTGTTAGTGCCAGCGCTTTGGGGATGGCTTGTGGTCCTGCTCTTGCCGGCATACTtcaaacaaatttcaaaatttacaagtTGACATTTAATGCAAACACTTTGCCGGGATGGGTTATGGCTGTAGCTTGGCTTGTATATCTCGTTTGGTTGTGGATCTCATTTAAAGAACCGTCCCGTGATATAAAAGAACCTCCTGCATCTAGTTCTG AAACACTAGAAAACGGTGCACTCGAGGAAGGTAAACAACCGTTGCTGATTACTTCAGAAGAGAAACAAGAAGATGATGAAGATCCAGAAGGTGACGGAAGTGAAGAAGCTCCTGAGGAATCTCGTCAGCCTGCTACATCAATTGTGTCAGCTTATAGACTACTTACACCGTCAGTAAAG GTTCAGTTGTTGATATATTTCATGCTCAAATACGCAATGGAAATTTTACTCTCAGAATCTAGCGTCATCACGACTTACTACTTCACCTGGTCTACAAGCACAGTTTCTATCTTTCTTGCATGTCTTGGCTTAACAGTCCTTCCCGTAAATATTGTTGTTGGCAGCTACATTAGCAATATGTTTGAAGACAG GCAAATTTTATTGGCATCTGAAATTATGGTTTGCATAGGCATATTGCTTAGCTTCCATATGATAATACCATACACTATACCCCAATATGTTTGTTCCGGGCTCATAATGTTTGTTTCGGCCGAAGTGCTTGAAG GTGTCAACTTGTCACTGCTTTCTCGAGTAATGTCATCAAGGCTATCTCGCGGAACTTACAATGGCGGACTATTATCAACAGAAGCCGGGACGATAGCTCGAGTGATTGCCGACGCCACGATAACGTTGGCAGGGTACTTAGGTGAGAGTCGGCTTTTGAATATCACTCTTCTTCCTTCATTTCTCATATGCGTTGCCTCTATTGTTGCTACATGCTTTACCTACAACTCCTTGTATTGA
- the LOC107963675 gene encoding serine-rich adhesin for platelets, which produces MNGTKRFALSSSAADANDSAFRNKRIMAGSPFDPQRAEPSQQQPNATPPLDPQRAELSRRHVKALNIQFASWVQSQLKNHPDELWQDGVSDYLSHASNIMEKFSDVVNWLKANADNGDSLSAAESHKNESKMVPETKNTEIKFFQGKIGFTPTSTTTSLIPGSTTLSFSPGTTAGMFSLNTTTTRLTPADMTKKFPPLGTTTSFTSASSTTSFTPVGLTTSSIAAGSNSSFSFGLSTANFTSSSATNSFSSSNMTSSFASPWSTGAFSNSQSPFLFGTQSSVSVDNNAADDADDENELPQPSSPSVKKSEEKGIVVVHEVKCKLYVKSTDPADKDSWKDKGTGQLSIKCKEGISKGSKDSKPTIVVRNEVGKVLLNALLYPGIKTSAQKNSLVAIFHTSDEGGDNQEIVARTFLIRTKTEDDRNKLVTAIQEYAPAS; this is translated from the exons ATGAACGGTACGAAAAGATTTGCCTTATCGAGCTCGGCTGCCGATGCCAATGATTCTGCT TTCCGCAACAAAAGAATAATGGCAGGATCTCCTTTTGATCCTCAAAGGGCAGAACCATCTCAACAGCAGCCGAATGCAACACCACCATTAGACCCGCAGCGAGCTGAGTTGTCTCGGCGGCATGTGAAAGCTCTCAACATCCAATTTGCAAG TTGGGTGCAGTCACAACTGAAGAATCACCCTGATGAGCTTTGGCAAGATGGTGTTAGTGATTACCTAAGTCATGCTTCAAACATTATG GAAAAGTTCAGTGATGTTGTCAATTGGCTCAAAGCGAATGCGGATAATGGTGACAGTTTGTCTGCTGCTGAATCCCATAAAAATGAAAGCAAAATGGTTCCTGAAACCAAGAATACTGAGATTAAGTTTTTTCAAGGGAAAATTGGATTCACTCCAACCAGCACAACTACAAGCCTTATTCCAGGCTCTACAACTCTGAGTTTTTCTCCAGGCACCACAGCTGGGATGTTTTCTCTAAACACTACAACTACACGCTTGACTCCAGCTGATATGACTAAAAAATTTCCTCCATTGGGTACTACTACTAGCTTTACCTCAGCTAGTTCAACTACAAGCTTCACTCCAGTTGGTCTGACAACAAGCTCAATCGCAGCTGGTTCAAACTCAAGCTTTTCATTTGGCCTTTCAACCGCAAATTTTACTTCCTCCAGTGCAACAAATAGCTTTTCTTCATCTAACATGACCTCAAGCTTTGCATCTCCTTGGAGCACTGGAGCATTCTCTAATAGTCAGAGCCCTTTCTTGTTTG GAACTCAGAGCTCAGTTTCAGTGGACAACAATGCAGCAGATGATGCAGATGATG AAAATGAGTTGCCACAGCCAAGCAGTCCATCAGTGAAGAAGTCGGAAGAGAAGGGTATTGTTGTTGTTCATGAAGTCAAATGCAAGCTTTATGTCAAG TCAACTGATCCAGCAGATAAAGATTCATGGAAAGATAAAGGCACTGGGCAACTTTCCATTAAATGCAAAGAGGGTATCAGCAAGGGTTCGAAAGATTCCAAACCAACAATCGTTGTTCGAAATGAG GTGGGGAAGGTGTTGCTAAATGCATTGCTATATCCTGGGATCAAAACAAGTGCACAAAAGAATTCCCTTGTTGCAATATTTCATACCTCG GATGAAGGTGGCGATAACCAAGAGATAGTGGCACGTACCTTCTTAATTAGAACAAAAACAGAGGATGACCGAAACAAACTGGTAACAGCAATCCAAGAGTATGCACCAGCCTCGTAA
- the LOC107963674 gene encoding dehydration-responsive element-binding protein 1D: protein MAAETAETPSSSSEEVYSLATSKPKKRAGRRIFKETRHPIFRGVRQRKKNKWVCELREPNKKTRIWLGTYPTPEMAARAHDVAALAFRGKSACLNFADSVWKLPLPASMDAIDIRRAAVEAAEAFRPKESEEQLGGGGTRQGSVEASSSGVEVNFVDEEAMFDMPNLLASMAEGLLLSPPRSTNPDDDDDSDIDVSLWSYWFFFQ, encoded by the coding sequence ATGGCGGCTGAAACGGCGGAGACACCGTCATCGTCATCCGAAGAAGTTTATTCATTAGCAACGAGTAAGCCAAAGAAACGTGCAGGGAGGAGAATATTCAAAGAGACTCGTCATCCTATTTTTAGAGGTGTACGACAAAGGAAAAAGAACAAATGGGTATGTGAGTTACGTGAGCCTAATAAAAAAACTCGCATTTGGCTCGGTACTTATCCTACACCTGAAATGGCTGCACGAGCACATGATGTTGCTGCATTAGCGTTTAGAGGTAAAAGTGCTTGCCTTAATTTTGCTGATTCAGTTTGGAAGTTGCCTTTGCCGGCTTCAATGGATGCTATCGACATTAGACGAGCAGCTGTGGAGGCGGCCGAAGCGTTTAGGCCTAAAGAATCGGAGGAACAGTTGGGGGGCGGTGGCACAAGGCAGGGAAGTGTGGAGGCTTCTTCGAGTGGCGTCGAGGTTAACTTTGTGGATGAAGAAGCAATGTTCGACATGCCGAACTTGCTTGCTAGCATGGCTGAAGGACTTTTACTTTCTCCACCTAGGAGTACTAATccggatgatgatgatgatagtgaTATCGATGTTTCCTTGTGGAGTTACTGGTTTTTTTTTCAGTAA